The proteins below come from a single Ictalurus punctatus breed USDA103 chromosome 24, Coco_2.0, whole genome shotgun sequence genomic window:
- the il21r.2 gene encoding interleukin 21 receptor, tandem duplicate 2, protein MTETVYRISETLFDPGTEYIARVYNKIIPNDNYHGTMSHGSAEIRWNTPQAATTMQGIMVLICSAVGLVSLLLFPVARMKIKKIAWVKPPAPSISPLNQTAQGSLQFSLSKSHVHQIYSEEISTIDMIIEITARQQLQEHSSVIYSQCHTPYVGPLMEVWAPCLTPDSRNTANNPCNDPDFLPDDGDVEETLLCLSTPTGVEGGFVSLDDLEPSLEIRKDSETFTNTLNPACFSQNYCTLTNTAVGLIPTFCTVQCVPNLGLELNGHTSPDLFNMQIEESTPELDTVTLDNLQLSVDE, encoded by the exons ATGACAGAAACCGTGTACAGGATCTCAGAGACTCTTTTTGATCCAGGGACTGAATACATCGCTAGggtttataataaaattattccAAATGATAATTATCATGGGACAATGAGTCACGGGAGCGCTGAGATCAGATGGAACACCCCACAAGCAG caaCAACTATGCAGGGAATCATGGTTCTGATTTGTTCGGCAGTAGGACTAGTGTCTCTCTTGTTATTCCCTGTTGCAAG AATGAAGATTAAAAAGATCGCGTGGGTAAAACCTCCAGCTCCATCCATCTCGCCACTGAACCAAACAGCTCAGGGCAGTTTACAG TTTTCGCTGTCCAAATCTCATGTGCATCAGATTTACAGTGAGGAAATTTCAACAATCGACATGATAATAGAGATCACAGCCAGACAGCAGCTTCAAGAACATTCCTCAGTCATTTATTCCCAATGTCACACGCCTTACGTGGGTCCTTTAATGGAAGTCTGGGCGCCCTGCCTGACGCCCGACTCGCGCAACACTGCTAACAATCCTTGTAACGATCCTGATTTCCTGCCTGACGACGGTGATGTTGAAGAAACTCTTCTTTGCTTGAGCACGCCCACAGGTGTTGAAGGTGGTTTTGTGTCTTTGGATGACCTGGAGCCCAGCCTTGAGATCCGCAAGGACTCGGAAACGTTCACTAATACACTGAACCCTGCGTGTTTCTCTCAGAATTATTGCACTTTAACCAACACAGCTGTTGGACTTATTCCTACATTTTGCACAGTGCAGTGTGTTCCTAATCTCGGTTTAGAGCTAAACGGTCATACTTCACCTGATCTGTTCAATATGCAGATAGAGGAGAGTACACCAGAATTGGACACAGTGACTCTTGACAATTTGCAGCTGTCTGTGGATGAAtga